A region from the Arachis ipaensis cultivar K30076 chromosome B01, Araip1.1, whole genome shotgun sequence genome encodes:
- the LOC107630993 gene encoding uncharacterized protein LOC107630993 isoform X4, whose product MRRCSPYCAPVAVCVVTVVTAVRGCVTEPLSPKNSAASPGFTAGDWPLSLFLLLCFLLHLLDSGKGKSFDWNSTFHDLQLCFGVKEFLVCGTY is encoded by the exons ATGAGGCGTTGTTCACCCTACTGCGCCCCAGTCGCTGTTTGTGTAGTCACCGTCGTCACTGCTGTTAGGGGTTGCGTCACTGAGCCTCTGTCGCCAAAAAACAGCGCTGCCTCGCCGGGATTCACTGCTG GAGATTGGCCCTTATCATTGTTTCTGCTGTTATGCTTTCTATTACATTTGCTGGATTCT GGAAAAG GAAAATCTTTTGACTGGAACTCTACTTTTCATGATCTGCAGTTATGTTTTGGTGTAAAGGAATTTTTG GTGTGTGGCACTTATTAG
- the LOC107630993 gene encoding uncharacterized protein LOC107630993 isoform X2: MRRCSPYCAPVAVCVVTVVTAVRGCVTEPLSPKNSAASPGFTAGDWPLSLFLLLCFLLHLLDSGKGAIPLENSKNTYKIKPKLQYDVKSYCMEYYFETKIGKSFDWNSTFHDLQLCFGVKEFLVCGTY; this comes from the exons ATGAGGCGTTGTTCACCCTACTGCGCCCCAGTCGCTGTTTGTGTAGTCACCGTCGTCACTGCTGTTAGGGGTTGCGTCACTGAGCCTCTGTCGCCAAAAAACAGCGCTGCCTCGCCGGGATTCACTGCTG GAGATTGGCCCTTATCATTGTTTCTGCTGTTATGCTTTCTATTACATTTGCTGGATTCT GGAAAAGGTGCAATTCCCTTGGAGAATTCCAAAAACACATACAAGATCAAACCTAAACTGCAGTATGATGTGAAAAGTTATTGCATGGAGTACTATTTTGAAACCAAAATTG GAAAATCTTTTGACTGGAACTCTACTTTTCATGATCTGCAGTTATGTTTTGGTGTAAAGGAATTTTTG GTGTGTGGCACTTATTAG
- the LOC107630993 gene encoding uncharacterized protein LOC107630993 isoform X3, protein MRRCSPYCAPVAVCVVTVVTAVRGCVTEPLSPKNSAASPGFTAGDWPLSLFLLLCFLLHLLDSGKGKSFDWNSTFHDLQLCFGVKEFLVWFNIYLVFHRKINVFTKELLNCLVYH, encoded by the exons ATGAGGCGTTGTTCACCCTACTGCGCCCCAGTCGCTGTTTGTGTAGTCACCGTCGTCACTGCTGTTAGGGGTTGCGTCACTGAGCCTCTGTCGCCAAAAAACAGCGCTGCCTCGCCGGGATTCACTGCTG GAGATTGGCCCTTATCATTGTTTCTGCTGTTATGCTTTCTATTACATTTGCTGGATTCT GGAAAAG GAAAATCTTTTGACTGGAACTCTACTTTTCATGATCTGCAGTTATGTTTTGGTGTAAAGGAATTTTTGGTATGGTTTAACATTTATCTAGTTTTTCATCGAAAGATTAATGTTTTCACTAAGGAACTACTTAATTGTCTTGTATATCACTAG
- the LOC107630993 gene encoding uncharacterized protein LOC107630993 isoform X1, translating to MRRCSPYCAPVAVCVVTVVTAVRGCVTEPLSPKNSAASPGFTAGDWPLSLFLLLCFLLHLLDSGKGAIPLENSKNTYKIKPKLQYDVKSYCMEYYFETKIGKSFDWNSTFHDLQLCFGVKEFLVWFNIYLVFHRKINVFTKELLNCLVYH from the exons ATGAGGCGTTGTTCACCCTACTGCGCCCCAGTCGCTGTTTGTGTAGTCACCGTCGTCACTGCTGTTAGGGGTTGCGTCACTGAGCCTCTGTCGCCAAAAAACAGCGCTGCCTCGCCGGGATTCACTGCTG GAGATTGGCCCTTATCATTGTTTCTGCTGTTATGCTTTCTATTACATTTGCTGGATTCT GGAAAAGGTGCAATTCCCTTGGAGAATTCCAAAAACACATACAAGATCAAACCTAAACTGCAGTATGATGTGAAAAGTTATTGCATGGAGTACTATTTTGAAACCAAAATTG GAAAATCTTTTGACTGGAACTCTACTTTTCATGATCTGCAGTTATGTTTTGGTGTAAAGGAATTTTTGGTATGGTTTAACATTTATCTAGTTTTTCATCGAAAGATTAATGTTTTCACTAAGGAACTACTTAATTGTCTTGTATATCACTAG